One window of Treponema denticola genomic DNA carries:
- a CDS encoding metal ABC transporter permease — MLQYGFMQNAFIVSFFIGILCPSIGLFLVLRRYSLIGDTLSHSSLAGVTLALASGINPILGAFIFTTAAGALIEALRNAFKEYQDLILSIVLSLSVGIAITLISSGTVRANAETYLFGSVLTVSSSDLITVIALSILSLVTLGLMYHKMVYIALDEDIAKIMGVKVRLINYLFSGLTAATIAVSLKIVGMLVLSSMIALPVATALQLKMSFKKTLIFSILISVADIMLGLVLSYHLNVAPGGFTALVSVIVLILTIGITRLIKIFYTGNGQA; from the coding sequence ATGCTTCAATATGGCTTTATGCAAAATGCCTTTATCGTTTCTTTTTTTATAGGAATACTTTGTCCTTCAATCGGCTTATTTTTAGTACTCAGAAGATACTCCCTCATAGGGGATACCCTTTCCCACAGCTCCCTTGCAGGCGTCACCCTCGCCCTCGCTTCAGGAATAAACCCCATCCTCGGTGCCTTTATTTTTACGACAGCGGCAGGGGCACTGATAGAAGCCCTGCGGAATGCTTTTAAAGAATACCAAGATTTAATCCTTTCAATAGTTTTGTCCTTGAGTGTCGGAATCGCTATTACCCTCATAAGCTCAGGAACCGTTAGAGCAAATGCCGAAACCTATTTATTCGGAAGCGTCTTAACCGTTTCTTCTTCGGATTTGATTACCGTGATTGCTTTAAGTATCTTGTCATTGGTTACTCTCGGCCTCATGTATCACAAGATGGTCTACATAGCCCTCGATGAAGATATTGCAAAAATAATGGGTGTTAAGGTCCGCCTTATCAACTACTTGTTTTCAGGTCTAACAGCGGCAACGATAGCCGTTTCATTAAAAATAGTGGGAATGTTGGTCTTAAGCTCGATGATAGCTCTACCGGTCGCAACGGCTCTTCAATTAAAAATGAGCTTTAAAAAGACATTGATTTTTTCTATTTTGATAAGTGTCGCAGACATAATGCTCGGCTTGGTTTTGTCCTATCACCTAAATGTCGCCCCCGGCGGTTTTACAGCCCTCGTGTCGGTCATCGTCTTAATATTGACAATAGGAATAACAAGGCTGATTAAAATTTTCTATACGGGGAACGGACAGGCTTAG
- a CDS encoding metal ABC transporter ATP-binding protein, whose product MVKINSLKFKYPNSKKEVLKNINLEVKQGDYISIVGENGCGKSTLLKLILKLLKIQKGEIIINAKKIGYLPQKKENLNDFPITLFELLNSYRKILKIRESDCALKALERVNLTEYKNSLVGELSGGQLQKLYIARALIGDPDLLILDEPSTGIDVQGQKEIYSFVKDLNIKKGLTVISVDHNLDAAIFNSTKIFHIKNGKGHLCNPQQYTSEFFNPNFVQFKPKGEK is encoded by the coding sequence ATGGTAAAAATAAATTCTCTCAAGTTTAAATATCCGAATTCAAAAAAAGAAGTTTTAAAAAATATAAATTTGGAAGTAAAACAAGGCGATTATATTTCGATTGTGGGAGAAAACGGCTGCGGAAAAAGCACCCTCCTAAAGCTGATTTTAAAATTGCTGAAAATACAAAAAGGTGAAATTATTATCAATGCAAAAAAAATCGGCTATCTTCCGCAAAAAAAAGAAAACCTAAACGATTTCCCGATTACGCTTTTTGAACTTTTAAATTCTTATAGAAAAATATTAAAGATAAGGGAAAGCGATTGTGCTCTAAAAGCCCTGGAAAGAGTGAATTTAACCGAATACAAAAACAGCCTTGTAGGAGAACTTTCGGGAGGCCAGCTTCAAAAGCTCTACATCGCCCGTGCCCTTATCGGGGATCCCGACCTTTTAATTTTAGATGAACCTTCTACCGGAATAGATGTTCAGGGACAAAAAGAAATCTATTCTTTTGTAAAAGATTTAAACATTAAAAAGGGGCTGACCGTCATTTCGGTTGACCATAATTTGGATGCAGCTATTTTTAATTCTACAAAAATATTTCACATAAAAAACGGAAAAGGCCATTTGTGTAATCCTCAACAATATACTTCGGAATTTTTTAATCCGAACTTTGTTCAATTTAAACCAAAGGGGGAAAAATAA
- a CDS encoding Rpn family recombination-promoting nuclease/putative transposase produces the protein MKDDTNFKITLRNDYAFKRIFGTEENTDILQNLLECILDILPENIAGLELLDKEFHKEILTEKLGILDIKLRLKDKTIINIEIQNRRRGDFPERSVYYWSKMYNESIKQGQDYTNLPKCITINLIGKGFNKNKRLHNKYFVMEKDTKEPLFSKLEIHIINLETAKLLEESNYTDIKTKRLLSWLKFIETDDREVRKMLAQNSKTMKKANAAIEVMEMSPRDKWLYESRMKYQHDMASEKHEGYTEGVYQTKLETAKNLVDLGVAHEVIMQATGLKQDEINNL, from the coding sequence ATGAAAGATGATACAAATTTCAAAATAACCCTACGAAATGATTATGCTTTTAAGCGTATTTTTGGAACTGAGGAAAATACAGACATCCTACAAAATTTGCTGGAATGTATACTCGACATTCTACCTGAAAATATCGCAGGATTAGAACTTTTGGATAAAGAATTTCATAAAGAAATTTTGACTGAAAAACTAGGTATCTTGGATATAAAGTTAAGACTAAAAGACAAAACAATTATAAATATTGAAATACAGAATAGGAGGAGAGGAGATTTTCCTGAAAGAAGCGTATATTATTGGTCAAAAATGTATAACGAAAGTATAAAACAAGGTCAAGACTATACAAATCTTCCGAAATGTATTACAATAAATTTGATAGGAAAAGGCTTTAATAAAAATAAGCGTTTGCACAATAAATATTTCGTTATGGAAAAGGACACAAAAGAGCCTTTATTTTCAAAACTTGAGATTCATATTATAAATCTTGAAACAGCAAAGCTTTTAGAAGAATCAAATTATACGGACATTAAAACAAAACGCTTATTAAGCTGGCTGAAATTTATTGAAACAGATGATAGGGAGGTAAGAAAGATGTTGGCACAAAATTCCAAAACGATGAAAAAAGCAAATGCAGCTATTGAAGTAATGGAAATGAGTCCTAGAGACAAATGGCTCTATGAATCCCGCATGAAATATCAACACGATATGGCATCAGAAAAACACGAGGGCTATACAGAAGGCGTATATCAAACAAAACTCGAAACAGCAAAGAACTTAGTTGATCTAGGCGTGGCACACGAAGTCATTATGCAAGCCACGGGCTTAAAACAAGACGAAATAAACAATCTTTAA
- a CDS encoding ABC transporter ATP-binding protein/permease — translation MIHKRLTGSVPKSKKWILLSALSSWISLLCNTAITFVTVRFIFGLYNSSLDKKTVFVLLFAASAALIIRVIAVRKRSYFSYRAGTEVKRTLRSMLYDKFISLKLNYSQYISMAEVTQIGTDGIEQLDSYFGAYLPQFFFSMAAPVTLFIILAPINFFAALVLFVCVPLIPLSIAAIQTVAKRILKRYLDVYTGLGDSFLDNLRGLITLKAYSDDEAQHRELNAEAENFRRVTMRVLTMQLNSIFVMDTVAYGGTALGTIVSLYQLRAGNLSIEGALLFILLCAEFFLPLRALGSFFHIAMNGITAANRLFELMDVKSDSASVLSEAELEETAKKIKGSQPGSQPDSLQGNLPSLEVKNLNFNYNESKQALKNASLEFLKPGFYGIAGESGSGKSTAAALLMGLQKNYSGEILLSGIEAKKLPDEFRARYMNLVSTESFLFGASVRENLLIAKPSASDEELMSVLKKVLLDEFILNRKYSEDGNSGLDFYIESGGKNLSGGQIQRFALARALLHDTDIYIFDEAVSNIDVESEELILSTLYELSKIKIIIFISHRLANIENADHIYVFEKGEIKEEGTHLNLIEKNGIYARMYLQQKDLEKIRMGVK, via the coding sequence ATGATTCATAAACGCCTGACAGGGTCGGTGCCGAAAAGTAAAAAATGGATATTGCTTTCGGCTCTTTCTTCATGGATTTCTCTATTGTGCAATACGGCTATTACCTTTGTAACTGTGCGCTTTATTTTCGGCCTATATAATTCTTCGCTTGATAAAAAAACGGTTTTTGTGTTGTTGTTCGCAGCTTCGGCTGCCTTGATAATAAGAGTTATTGCCGTCCGTAAGCGTTCTTACTTTTCGTATAGGGCAGGAACCGAGGTTAAAAGAACTTTGCGCTCGATGCTCTACGATAAATTTATTTCGCTAAAGCTTAATTATTCTCAATATATAAGCATGGCCGAGGTTACTCAAATAGGCACTGACGGAATCGAACAGCTCGATTCTTATTTTGGGGCCTATCTGCCTCAGTTTTTTTTCAGTATGGCGGCACCGGTAACTCTTTTTATAATTCTTGCACCGATAAACTTTTTTGCCGCCCTTGTGCTTTTTGTCTGCGTGCCCTTAATTCCCCTTTCGATTGCAGCCATTCAAACGGTTGCAAAGCGTATTTTAAAAAGATACCTTGACGTTTATACCGGGCTCGGAGATTCCTTTTTGGATAACCTCCGCGGCCTTATCACCTTGAAAGCCTATTCCGACGATGAAGCTCAGCATAGGGAACTAAATGCCGAGGCGGAAAATTTTAGGCGGGTAACGATGAGGGTTTTAACCATGCAGCTTAATTCCATCTTTGTGATGGATACCGTTGCCTACGGAGGGACTGCTCTCGGAACAATCGTCAGTCTTTATCAGTTAAGAGCCGGAAATCTTTCGATAGAAGGGGCATTGCTTTTTATTTTGCTCTGTGCCGAATTCTTTTTACCTCTGCGGGCACTGGGCTCGTTCTTTCATATAGCGATGAACGGCATAACCGCAGCGAACCGCCTCTTTGAATTGATGGATGTAAAAAGCGATTCGGCTTCAGTTTTAAGCGAAGCCGAACTTGAAGAAACAGCAAAAAAAATTAAAGGGTCTCAGCCCGGCAGTCAGCCTGATTCTCTGCAGGGCAATTTGCCTTCACTCGAAGTAAAAAATTTAAACTTTAATTATAACGAATCAAAGCAAGCTCTAAAAAATGCTTCTCTTGAATTTTTAAAACCGGGCTTTTACGGCATCGCAGGAGAAAGCGGTTCGGGTAAATCCACTGCGGCGGCCTTACTTATGGGCTTACAAAAAAACTATTCCGGTGAAATTCTCTTATCGGGAATAGAAGCAAAAAAACTCCCCGACGAATTTAGAGCTAGGTATATGAACCTTGTTTCTACCGAAAGCTTTTTATTCGGAGCTTCGGTTAGAGAAAATCTTTTAATAGCGAAGCCTTCTGCAAGCGATGAAGAATTGATGAGCGTATTAAAAAAGGTTCTCTTAGACGAATTTATTTTAAACAGAAAATATTCGGAAGACGGTAATTCGGGTTTGGATTTTTATATTGAATCGGGCGGAAAGAATTTATCGGGCGGACAGATTCAGCGGTTTGCTCTTGCGCGGGCTCTCCTCCATGATACAGACATTTATATTTTTGATGAGGCTGTAAGCAATATCGATGTCGAAAGTGAAGAGCTTATTTTAAGCACTCTTTATGAATTAAGCAAAATCAAAATAATTATCTTTATTTCGCACAGGCTTGCAAACATTGAAAACGCAGACCATATCTATGTATTTGAAAAGGGAGAAATAAAAGAAGAAGGAACTCATTTAAACCTTATTGAAAAAAACGGCATCTATGCAAGGATGTATTTACAGCAAAAAGATCTTGAAAAAATACGGATGGGTGTAAAATGA
- a CDS encoding ABC transporter ATP-binding protein produces the protein MKKSELIKKLIVFVKPLSGVMTITVILRVLGFIIAAAIPVLGGVGIVSLLDLKIFNVSVSLNFVIIGLIVCAVSRGIFRYGEQLSGHYIAFTLLALIRDKIFTAMRRLAFVKLQKKDSGSLLSIITADIELLEVFYAHTIAPAASAVLYFIFALIIFAKIHIVLSLTVALIYIVIGFFLPLLFAKMDDGAGVEYRKKMSSLNSFFLDSLLGIKEIIFFDKIRERKENIEKRGEAISGTFKLLKNFEGKTFAITEAALTLCNFLMLGISAFLLVNGKIDFAAFLISNLMLLSGYGPIIAVSGLAVNLQQTFASAERVFSLLEEKPELDEVTDGENLSFEKAEADNINFRYDDMEVLKDVSISVKKDEIVGLCGKSGSGKSTLLRLIMRFFDPLSGEVKMNGIDIKKINTASLREAVSYITQQTYIFKKSIYENILLANRNASKEDVIEAAKKAAIHDFIMSLPEGYDTKMTELGGNLSSGEKQRLGLARAFLHKAPLLLLDEPTGNLDSLNEALILNSIYQEKKDKGVLIVSHRKSTVNAADKIVYIEKGRVR, from the coding sequence ATGAAAAAAAGTGAACTTATAAAAAAATTGATAGTATTTGTAAAGCCTCTTAGCGGAGTTATGACTATAACGGTCATCTTAAGGGTTTTGGGCTTTATCATTGCAGCGGCCATCCCTGTTTTGGGCGGAGTCGGCATTGTCTCTCTTTTAGACTTAAAGATTTTTAACGTTTCGGTTTCCTTGAATTTTGTAATCATAGGCCTCATCGTCTGTGCCGTAAGCCGAGGTATCTTTAGATACGGCGAACAGCTTTCGGGGCATTACATAGCCTTCACCCTTTTGGCCTTGATACGGGATAAAATTTTTACGGCTATGAGAAGACTCGCCTTTGTAAAATTACAAAAAAAGGATTCAGGCAGCCTTTTGTCTATTATAACCGCCGACATAGAATTGCTCGAAGTTTTTTATGCCCACACAATAGCACCGGCAGCTTCTGCAGTTCTCTACTTTATTTTTGCCTTAATTATCTTTGCTAAAATACACATTGTTTTGAGCCTTACGGTTGCCCTTATTTATATAGTTATCGGCTTTTTCCTTCCCCTCCTTTTTGCTAAGATGGATGATGGGGCCGGTGTAGAATACCGAAAAAAAATGAGCTCCCTTAATTCTTTCTTTTTGGATTCCCTCCTCGGAATAAAAGAGATTATCTTTTTTGACAAGATAAGGGAACGAAAAGAGAATATTGAAAAAAGAGGCGAGGCCATAAGCGGAACCTTTAAGCTCTTAAAAAACTTTGAGGGTAAAACATTTGCAATTACGGAAGCGGCTCTTACTCTTTGCAATTTTTTAATGCTGGGCATTTCTGCCTTCCTTTTGGTAAACGGAAAAATCGACTTTGCCGCTTTTTTGATTTCCAATCTAATGCTTCTTTCAGGTTACGGCCCGATAATTGCGGTTTCAGGTTTGGCTGTAAACTTGCAGCAAACCTTTGCTTCAGCAGAAAGGGTTTTTTCTCTGCTTGAAGAAAAACCGGAACTTGATGAAGTTACAGACGGCGAAAACCTAAGCTTTGAAAAAGCCGAAGCCGATAACATCAACTTTAGATATGACGACATGGAAGTTTTAAAGGATGTAAGTATCTCCGTTAAAAAAGATGAGATAGTCGGCCTTTGCGGCAAAAGCGGAAGCGGTAAGAGTACATTGCTCCGCCTAATCATGCGCTTTTTCGATCCCCTGTCGGGTGAGGTAAAGATGAACGGTATCGATATTAAAAAGATAAACACGGCAAGTTTACGGGAGGCTGTTTCTTACATTACCCAGCAGACCTATATTTTCAAAAAATCTATTTATGAAAATATCCTCCTTGCAAACAGGAATGCTTCAAAAGAGGATGTTATCGAAGCCGCCAAAAAAGCTGCAATCCACGATTTTATTATGAGTCTACCTGAAGGCTATGATACGAAGATGACAGAGCTTGGAGGAAATCTTTCGAGCGGTGAAAAACAGCGTCTCGGTCTTGCCCGAGCCTTTTTGCACAAGGCTCCGCTTTTGTTACTCGATGAGCCGACCGGAAACTTGGACAGCTTAAACGAAGCCCTCATTTTAAATTCGATATACCAAGAAAAAAAAGACAAAGGCGTTTTAATCGTAAGCCACCGCAAATCCACCGTGAACGCCGCCGACAAAATTGTCTACATTGAAAAGGGAAGGGTAAGGTAA
- a CDS encoding Rpn family recombination-promoting nuclease/putative transposase produces the protein MKEEFLNPKMDWVFKLMFSKGKKGNKALISFLNAFLEDSYGKIKKADILNTELIRETPNGETYHLDFLIKTDTGLIIDLEMQQFWKANYPRRSQMYLLRLASRFLKLESKKDDPFYAVSISVFGCNVPKNAKLVKMSENSVIQYIYIELNELIGYTIKKSLEDYTLKDFWIRFLTTYEQDKKSGMLKKLCELAEGIRMAEETILKVTEEERRIARELSREKYQMLLEAERGDARREGLAEGRAEGFADGEYQAKLDMAKLMKTMNYSLDDIHKITGLAIQEIKEF, from the coding sequence ATGAAAGAAGAATTTTTAAATCCCAAGATGGATTGGGTATTCAAGTTGATGTTTTCTAAAGGAAAAAAGGGTAATAAGGCTCTTATAAGCTTTTTAAATGCTTTTTTGGAAGATTCTTACGGTAAAATCAAAAAAGCGGATATTTTAAATACCGAGCTTATCCGTGAAACTCCAAATGGAGAGACTTATCATCTTGATTTTTTAATTAAAACGGACACAGGCCTTATTATAGACCTTGAGATGCAGCAGTTTTGGAAAGCAAACTATCCTAGACGCAGTCAAATGTATCTTTTGCGTTTGGCTTCCCGTTTTTTGAAATTGGAATCAAAAAAAGATGACCCTTTTTATGCCGTAAGTATTTCGGTTTTCGGTTGTAATGTTCCTAAAAATGCAAAACTTGTAAAAATGTCTGAAAATTCCGTTATTCAATACATTTACATTGAATTAAATGAGTTAATAGGTTATACTATAAAAAAGAGCCTAGAAGATTATACCTTAAAAGATTTTTGGATAAGGTTTTTGACTACTTATGAACAAGACAAAAAGAGCGGTATGCTGAAAAAATTATGTGAATTAGCGGAGGGCATCAGGATGGCAGAAGAAACAATTCTTAAGGTAACTGAAGAAGAAAGACGTATAGCTAGAGAATTATCTAGGGAGAAATATCAGATGCTCTTAGAAGCTGAAAGAGGTGATGCCAGAAGGGAAGGTCTGGCCGAAGGCCGTGCAGAGGGATTTGCTGATGGTGAGTATCAGGCAAAACTCGATATGGCAAAATTGATGAAGACTATGAATTACTCCCTAGATGATATTCATAAAATTACAGGCCTTGCTATTCAGGAAATCAAAGAGTTTTAA
- a CDS encoding precorrin-8X methylmutase, with product MYIKKPMEIENKSMDIIEESMKDVSFTEEEKIIAKRMIHTTGDVEYRKIIVFQNNFIESAKRALQKGITIFTDTKMVLTGINKPALSKTENKLLCLIDDERVFKMAKENGITRSSAAVDLAVQEGAKAFVIGNAPTALFRLLELCEEKKVSPEFIIGVPVGFVGAAESKEALRSKPFPQISTVGTKGGSNVAASIINALLYMMVERE from the coding sequence ATGTACATTAAAAAACCAATGGAAATAGAAAATAAGAGCATGGATATAATTGAAGAGAGCATGAAGGATGTTTCTTTTACGGAAGAAGAAAAAATTATAGCCAAGAGAATGATTCACACTACGGGCGATGTCGAGTACCGAAAGATAATCGTTTTTCAAAATAATTTTATAGAATCGGCTAAAAGGGCTCTTCAAAAGGGCATAACTATTTTTACAGATACCAAGATGGTGCTGACAGGCATCAATAAACCCGCCCTCTCAAAAACCGAAAATAAACTTTTATGCTTGATTGATGACGAGAGGGTTTTTAAGATGGCTAAAGAAAACGGAATAACGCGCTCTTCGGCAGCCGTAGACCTTGCAGTCCAAGAAGGAGCCAAGGCCTTTGTCATAGGCAATGCCCCGACGGCTCTTTTTAGGCTCTTGGAGCTCTGCGAAGAAAAAAAAGTTTCCCCCGAATTTATTATCGGCGTTCCCGTAGGCTTTGTAGGAGCTGCCGAATCGAAAGAAGCACTGCGTTCAAAACCCTTTCCCCAAATCTCTACCGTAGGCACCAAGGGCGGAAGCAATGTCGCCGCCTCCATTATAAACGCCCTGCTTTATATGATGGTAGAAAGGGAGTAA